One genomic segment of Streptomyces sp. TLI_146 includes these proteins:
- a CDS encoding cold-shock protein yields the protein MAERQNGTVKWFNDEKGYGFITPESGPDLFVHFRAIQGNGFKSLKEGQKVTFVAVQGQKGAQADEVQPEA from the coding sequence GTGGCCGAGCGCCAGAACGGCACGGTGAAGTGGTTCAACGATGAGAAGGGCTACGGCTTCATCACGCCGGAGTCCGGACCCGATCTGTTCGTCCACTTCCGGGCGATCCAGGGGAACGGCTTCAAATCCCTGAAGGAGGGCCAGAAGGTGACCTTCGTGGCGGTCCAGGGTCAGAAGGGGGCGCAGGCCGACGAGGTCCAGCCCGAGGCGTAG
- a CDS encoding FAD-dependent oxidoreductase yields the protein MTRIAPNGIEPVDLLVVGAGPAGVAAAVMAAGLRMRVTLVEAVAVGSKVAAIGALENVPGAWTTGPQLAAAFAADIARHRDSGRLTVVQGRATTVTGYRDRAEVSLADGSLLTAETVVVATGVTALTLRDVDWIEATGDAHVPPLWRATSEELEAREVVVLGADRPLGTWLRAHPRTDTRLRVLHPAHDSYKTAEVADDSRVRCELVDRVETAARPGGGYDVTAYHPDGTSRSVRADALFGNLGSRPSALTGLVVGPDGYCPPDAQHPRVLVAGDLKGARMQRIAVALGDGGRAALIPYYRSLEDGFAPSP from the coding sequence ATGACCCGCATCGCGCCCAACGGCATCGAGCCCGTTGACCTGCTGGTGGTGGGCGCGGGCCCGGCGGGTGTGGCGGCCGCGGTGATGGCCGCGGGCCTGCGGATGCGTGTCACCCTGGTGGAAGCGGTCGCGGTCGGTTCGAAGGTGGCGGCGATCGGCGCACTGGAGAACGTGCCGGGCGCCTGGACCACAGGCCCGCAGCTCGCCGCGGCGTTCGCGGCGGACATCGCGAGGCACCGGGATTCGGGCCGTCTCACCGTCGTACAGGGCAGGGCGACCACCGTCACGGGCTACCGCGACCGGGCCGAAGTGTCCTTGGCAGACGGCTCGTTGCTCACGGCGGAAACCGTGGTGGTGGCGACAGGAGTGACGGCGCTGACCCTCCGGGACGTGGACTGGATCGAGGCGACCGGGGATGCCCACGTACCTCCTTTGTGGCGCGCCACCTCCGAGGAGCTTGAAGCGCGAGAAGTGGTCGTCTTGGGCGCCGACCGCCCCCTGGGCACCTGGTTGCGCGCCCACCCGCGCACGGACACCCGCTTGCGCGTCCTCCACCCCGCCCATGACAGCTACAAGACGGCCGAGGTGGCCGACGACAGCAGGGTCCGCTGCGAGCTGGTCGACCGGGTCGAGACCGCCGCGCGCCCGGGAGGCGGGTACGACGTCACCGCGTACCACCCGGACGGCACGAGCCGCTCGGTCCGTGCCGACGCCCTGTTCGGCAACCTGGGCAGCAGGCCGTCCGCGCTGACCGGCCTGGTCGTCGGTCCGGACGGTTACTGCCCGCCGGACGCCCAGCATCCGCGCGTCCTGGTGGCCGGGGACCTCAAGGGCGCCCGGATGCAGCGCATCGCGGTGGCTCTGGGCGACGGAGGCCGGGCGGCGCTCATTCCGTACTACCGTTCGTTGGAGGACGGCTTCGCGCCTTCGCCTTGA
- a CDS encoding CinA family protein produces the protein MSQDSPSSQESTEGKAARLGELLRTRGLSISTAESLTGGMLGAAITGTPGASDYYLGGAITYATETKARILSVDEQVLASQGPVSPATAEQMAHGVRRLYASSIAVATTGVAGPTGQDGKPVGLVYIGISDADSTQSHEFHSTGTSRDEVRRQTVEQALEILIGHLEKG, from the coding sequence GTGTCGCAGGATTCCCCGAGCTCCCAGGAGTCCACGGAGGGAAAGGCCGCGCGGCTGGGAGAGTTGCTGCGTACGCGCGGCCTCTCGATCAGCACCGCCGAATCGCTCACCGGGGGAATGCTCGGTGCGGCAATTACCGGTACCCCCGGGGCGTCCGACTACTACCTCGGCGGCGCCATCACGTACGCCACGGAGACCAAGGCGAGAATTTTGTCCGTGGACGAACAAGTCCTCGCCAGTCAGGGCCCGGTGAGCCCGGCGACGGCGGAGCAGATGGCCCACGGCGTACGCCGTCTCTACGCCAGCTCGATCGCCGTCGCTACGACCGGAGTCGCGGGTCCCACCGGTCAGGACGGCAAGCCGGTGGGCCTGGTCTACATCGGCATCTCGGACGCCGACAGCACCCAGAGCCACGAATTCCACAGCACGGGCACCTCCCGCGACGAGGTCCGTCGGCAGACGGTCGAGCAGGCGTTGGAGATCCTGATCGGGCACTTGGAGAAGGGGTAG
- a CDS encoding dihydrofolate reductase family protein has translation MRKIIVCTFLTLDGVMQAPGGPDEDTQSGFEHGGWQKPVADDEIGTAIAGWYESSDAMLLGRKTYEIFASYWPTADPDNPFTDRMNSMHKYVASRTLTSVEWQNSTLLEGDTVDAVRTLKASEGGDINVVGSGDLAQTLMQHDLVDEYRLTIHPVIIGTGKRLFADGAIPTALEPVSVSTTKGGTVVGVYRPNGKPRYDSY, from the coding sequence ATGCGCAAGATCATTGTTTGCACGTTCCTGACGCTGGACGGCGTCATGCAGGCACCAGGCGGCCCGGACGAGGACACACAGAGCGGCTTCGAGCACGGCGGCTGGCAGAAGCCGGTGGCCGACGACGAGATCGGCACGGCCATCGCCGGTTGGTACGAGTCCTCCGACGCGATGCTGCTCGGCCGCAAGACGTACGAAATCTTCGCGTCGTACTGGCCGACCGCCGACCCCGACAATCCGTTCACCGATCGGATGAACAGCATGCACAAGTACGTGGCGTCGCGGACCCTGACGTCCGTGGAGTGGCAGAACTCCACGCTGCTGGAGGGCGACACCGTCGATGCCGTACGCACGCTCAAGGCGTCCGAGGGCGGCGACATCAACGTGGTGGGCAGTGGCGACCTCGCCCAGACCCTCATGCAGCACGACCTCGTCGACGAGTACCGGCTGACCATCCACCCAGTGATCATCGGCACCGGCAAACGGCTTTTCGCCGACGGAGCGATCCCCACTGCATTGGAGCCGGTCAGCGTCTCGACGACGAAAGGTGGCACCGTCGTCGGCGTCTACCGGCCGAACGGTAAGCCCAGGTACGACAGCTACTAG
- a CDS encoding ADP-ribosylglycohydrolase family protein, with amino-acid sequence MKRMQRAAGAIVGSAVGDALGGPFEFGPQGAFSARFPAPGAGGEMCGGGGWDAGEATDDTQMAVLVAESLLERGGLDLPDIFARFQRWAASEPKDIGLQTEDVLTNGMPWDLAAAIHFQGNHRAAGNGSLMRASTSAVHFAAAGQEATMIAARRIAALTHGDRAAWEGTAIFHELIRVTFEDSDPITALPDVLALVHPDHRDRYATVLAPDWHPDQATEFNGAIWPCLGSAVWALRSTISFEDAIRAAIDLGGDTDTVAAVTGGLAGASYGLDAIPARWTQPLHVPLPGFDGRVLHLADLLHLAHRLGG; translated from the coding sequence ATGAAGCGGATGCAGCGGGCCGCCGGCGCGATCGTCGGCTCAGCGGTGGGTGACGCCCTGGGCGGTCCCTTTGAGTTCGGCCCCCAGGGAGCGTTCTCCGCGCGGTTTCCCGCGCCCGGTGCCGGTGGCGAGATGTGCGGAGGCGGTGGCTGGGATGCAGGCGAAGCCACTGACGACACGCAGATGGCTGTCCTGGTCGCGGAGTCGCTGCTGGAGCGGGGCGGACTGGATCTGCCGGATATCTTCGCCCGCTTTCAGCGGTGGGCGGCGTCAGAACCGAAGGACATCGGCCTGCAGACCGAAGACGTCCTGACCAACGGCATGCCCTGGGACCTCGCCGCCGCGATCCATTTCCAGGGCAACCACCGAGCAGCGGGAAACGGCTCCTTGATGCGGGCCTCGACCTCCGCGGTCCACTTCGCGGCCGCGGGCCAGGAAGCCACCATGATCGCGGCCCGTCGCATCGCCGCCCTCACCCACGGCGACCGCGCGGCCTGGGAAGGCACCGCGATCTTCCACGAACTCATCCGCGTCACGTTCGAGGACTCCGACCCGATCACCGCGCTCCCGGACGTCCTGGCTCTCGTCCACCCCGACCACCGCGACCGCTATGCCACAGTGCTCGCACCTGACTGGCACCCCGATCAGGCGACCGAGTTCAACGGTGCCATCTGGCCCTGCCTGGGCTCCGCCGTCTGGGCCCTGCGCTCCACCATCAGCTTCGAGGACGCGATACGCGCGGCGATCGACCTTGGCGGTGATACCGACACCGTCGCCGCGGTGACCGGAGGCCTGGCTGGAGCGTCCTACGGGCTGGATGCGATCCCCGCCCGTTGGACCCAGCCGCTCCATGTCCCCCTCCCGGGCTTCGACGGACGCGTGCTGCATCTGGCAGACCTGCTCCACCTTGCACACCGCCTCGGAGGCTGA
- a CDS encoding VOC family protein has product MEQISSRQEASEAVQDHGWRYLLGTLQTSVPVGTLAQAISLAADAVAVCGDDADRHLRIDVRADRVVFTLQSLDHAAVTARDVELARRISATADKSGFLPEPGLGTGAPRSVQVVEIAIDALSIAGIRPFWKAVLGYADEAGAEGPEDPLVDPVWQGPAIWFQQMDRARTQRNRIHIDISVPHDEAPRRIEAALAAGGRLVSATRAPAFWVLADREGNEACVTTWQGRDN; this is encoded by the coding sequence ATGGAACAGATATCGAGTCGGCAGGAAGCGTCGGAGGCGGTCCAGGATCACGGGTGGCGCTACCTGCTGGGTACCTTGCAGACGTCGGTTCCGGTCGGGACGTTGGCTCAAGCGATCAGCTTGGCGGCGGACGCTGTCGCGGTGTGTGGCGACGATGCCGATCGCCATCTCCGGATCGATGTCCGTGCCGATCGGGTCGTCTTCACCCTGCAGTCGCTGGATCATGCAGCCGTTACTGCCCGGGATGTCGAACTCGCGCGTCGGATCTCCGCCACCGCTGACAAGTCCGGGTTTCTGCCGGAGCCCGGACTCGGAACGGGGGCGCCACGGTCCGTCCAGGTTGTGGAGATCGCCATCGATGCCCTGAGCATCGCCGGGATTCGACCGTTCTGGAAGGCGGTGTTGGGCTATGCAGATGAGGCGGGCGCCGAGGGGCCGGAGGATCCCCTCGTCGACCCGGTCTGGCAGGGCCCGGCCATCTGGTTCCAGCAAATGGATCGCGCGCGTACGCAGCGCAATCGCATCCACATCGACATCAGTGTTCCGCATGACGAGGCACCCCGGCGGATCGAAGCCGCGCTGGCGGCTGGAGGGCGGCTCGTGTCCGCGACGCGTGCCCCCGCTTTCTGGGTGCTTGCCGACCGGGAGGGGAACGAAGCCTGCGTCACCACATGGCAGGGCCGGGACAACTGA
- a CDS encoding AbfB domain-containing protein: MHNSHITSARLRKIVTRGIVATTALAAVSGAVVPATAAEQPAKASAQAGAVGTTAEQRVEAASKVDFDPPSEVLLLSDYDFIHVLWQKARDAGERMATVRTAAEEAMLSSKPEDHVRFITAGIGEARKTDQKRERDKAEADRAARLAKSQALLAVGIPSSPELLELSDDNFVRAIVRHPASGPEVRSAGARALAGDAPDWHEFIVNGAREAHKRDVANELKEIEEKNRQEAERKRQLAARKNVAALFRVTPSEAMLGLADDNFIRELLRAAPTDVKGTELFSAAQKALLSSDPAAWKKYIDAGADEAYKRDDENRRKKIAEENRQLARRIQAAAENGGVNPNLVAAAKKALAGTDEDVATLLKDENQHRARRQSFMSSYVTDIGWYIRRNAADGDKVFIAPMSHGFKQADREDATWVIVPALANNPGCFSFESVSKPGYYLRNEHQGENVLVAGDDGSAEFRSDASWCPRKGFNGYGKSFELASKPGVWLRNFQGRLYGMTQYGTDFNQDSTWLVIEPYAD, translated from the coding sequence ATGCACAACAGCCACATCACCTCCGCGCGTTTGCGGAAGATCGTCACTCGCGGCATCGTGGCCACCACCGCGCTGGCCGCCGTGAGCGGAGCCGTCGTACCGGCCACCGCCGCCGAGCAGCCCGCGAAGGCGAGTGCCCAGGCCGGTGCCGTGGGCACGACCGCCGAGCAGCGTGTCGAGGCGGCGTCGAAGGTCGACTTCGATCCGCCGTCGGAGGTGCTCCTGCTCAGCGACTACGACTTCATCCACGTGCTGTGGCAGAAGGCCAGGGATGCGGGCGAGCGCATGGCGACGGTGCGTACCGCCGCGGAGGAGGCGATGCTCAGCTCCAAGCCCGAGGACCACGTGCGGTTCATCACGGCGGGCATCGGCGAGGCGCGCAAGACCGACCAGAAGCGCGAGCGGGACAAGGCGGAGGCCGACCGTGCGGCCAGGCTCGCCAAGTCCCAGGCCCTGCTGGCGGTGGGTATTCCGAGCAGTCCGGAGCTGCTGGAGCTCAGCGATGACAACTTCGTGCGCGCCATCGTGAGGCATCCGGCCTCCGGGCCGGAGGTGCGGTCGGCGGGTGCCCGCGCGCTGGCGGGTGACGCGCCCGACTGGCACGAGTTCATCGTGAACGGCGCCCGCGAGGCCCACAAGCGCGACGTGGCGAACGAGCTCAAGGAGATCGAGGAGAAGAACCGCCAGGAAGCCGAGCGCAAGCGGCAGTTGGCCGCCCGCAAGAACGTGGCGGCGCTCTTCCGTGTGACGCCGAGTGAGGCCATGCTCGGCCTTGCCGACGACAACTTCATCCGCGAACTGCTGCGCGCTGCCCCTACCGACGTCAAGGGCACCGAACTCTTCTCGGCCGCCCAGAAGGCGCTGCTCAGCTCCGACCCGGCCGCGTGGAAGAAATACATCGACGCCGGGGCCGACGAGGCGTACAAGCGTGACGACGAGAACCGCCGCAAGAAGATCGCCGAGGAGAACCGTCAGCTCGCCCGGCGCATCCAGGCCGCGGCGGAGAACGGCGGTGTGAACCCCAACCTGGTGGCCGCCGCGAAGAAGGCGCTGGCCGGGACGGACGAGGACGTCGCCACGCTCCTGAAGGACGAGAACCAGCACCGGGCCCGGCGGCAGTCCTTCATGTCGTCCTACGTCACCGACATCGGCTGGTACATCCGCAGGAACGCCGCCGACGGCGACAAGGTGTTCATCGCCCCGATGAGCCACGGTTTCAAGCAGGCCGACCGTGAGGACGCCACCTGGGTCATCGTGCCCGCGCTGGCCAACAACCCCGGCTGCTTCTCCTTCGAGTCGGTGAGCAAGCCCGGGTACTACCTGAGGAACGAGCACCAGGGCGAGAACGTGCTGGTCGCCGGGGACGACGGCAGTGCGGAGTTCCGGTCGGACGCCTCCTGGTGCCCCCGCAAGGGCTTCAACGGGTACGGGAAGTCCTTTGAGCTCGCGAGCAAGCCGGGTGTCTGGCTGCGGAACTTCCAGGGGCGCCTCTACGGGATGACCCAGTACGGCACGGACTTCAACCAGGACTCCACCTGGCTGGTCATCGAGCCGTACGCGGACTGA
- a CDS encoding RICIN domain-containing protein, whose translation MNGLHMFRTVRAALAVGASVAALIGSATTAQAAPSTSHASAGAPSYVRLQVERSGKCLTIQDGAIGNGAYAAQSTCDVGARHQLFSLKPAGSGTFELQAQHSGRCLAGSDIEVGQQWCFDDSSQRWRVMLVEVAKDLYELRPMSAPDRCLNIDFWQPEEDGTRAMIWDCGSDLARWRLLPA comes from the coding sequence ATGAACGGACTCCACATGTTCCGGACCGTCAGAGCCGCGCTGGCCGTCGGTGCCAGCGTCGCCGCCCTGATCGGCAGCGCGACCACCGCCCAGGCGGCCCCGTCCACGTCCCACGCCTCGGCCGGTGCGCCGTCCTACGTACGGCTCCAGGTCGAACGCAGCGGCAAGTGCCTCACCATCCAGGACGGCGCCATCGGCAATGGCGCCTACGCGGCGCAGTCCACCTGCGACGTCGGTGCGCGCCACCAGCTCTTCAGTCTGAAGCCCGCCGGTTCGGGAACCTTCGAACTGCAGGCCCAGCACAGTGGCCGGTGCCTGGCCGGCTCCGACATCGAGGTCGGCCAGCAGTGGTGCTTCGACGATTCCAGCCAGCGCTGGCGGGTGATGCTCGTCGAGGTCGCCAAGGACCTGTACGAACTGAGGCCCATGTCGGCTCCCGACCGCTGCCTGAACATCGACTTCTGGCAGCCCGAGGAGGACGGCACGCGCGCGATGATCTGGGACTGCGGCAGTGACCTCGCCCGCTGGCGCCTGCTGCCGGCCTGA
- a CDS encoding RICIN domain-containing protein produces MARLLRRALAVCAGAAAVAAGAPTAHASANTGAPASASAETIVTLQLVGSEMCLDLSGVAENGAKAIQWTCDGTDTQQWRMIPVDNSSFELRSMRSGRCLEVENSGTQIGAAVQVWDCTGGKQMRWQTALVDFANKSYEFRVTHTSERCLDINNGGFLNGVRTNGVGAQSWSCNQSDAQLWQIKAVK; encoded by the coding sequence ATGGCAAGACTCCTCCGTCGCGCGCTGGCCGTCTGTGCCGGTGCCGCCGCGGTGGCCGCCGGCGCGCCCACCGCACACGCGTCGGCGAACACCGGCGCACCCGCCTCCGCCTCCGCCGAGACGATCGTCACCCTCCAACTGGTGGGCAGCGAGATGTGCCTGGACCTCTCGGGTGTCGCTGAAAACGGCGCGAAGGCCATCCAGTGGACCTGCGACGGGACCGACACCCAGCAGTGGCGCATGATCCCCGTGGACAACTCCTCCTTCGAACTCCGGTCGATGCGCAGCGGCAGGTGCCTCGAAGTCGAGAACAGCGGTACGCAGATCGGAGCCGCTGTGCAGGTGTGGGACTGCACCGGGGGCAAGCAGATGCGCTGGCAGACCGCCCTGGTCGACTTTGCCAACAAGAGCTACGAGTTCCGGGTCACCCACACGAGCGAGCGCTGCCTGGACATCAACAACGGTGGCTTCCTGAACGGTGTGCGGACCAACGGCGTGGGCGCGCAGTCGTGGTCCTGCAACCAGAGCGACGCCCAGCTCTGGCAGATCAAGGCGGTCAAGTGA
- a CDS encoding NADP-dependent oxidoreductase yields the protein MITWLKMIYMTTTRVITQQAIGGSDVLELAEIPIPSPGPGEVLVRVRATGMNPADWKVRIGKVDFFGPPPFVLGHEFSGTVEAVGEGAVRFAVGEDVYGWTIPPHGSHADHVVVTEDRISPKPRTLDHVGAAALPISGFTAYQALVALSDVQPGQRVLIHGAAGGVGHLGVQIAKARGAYVIGTARAAKHDYLRGLGADELIDYTVEDFSALRDIDAVLDTVSNDYGPRSLATLKPGGILVDVVGVGVDRTEVTARAAELGVRFVEFFLEPTPAVLTAFAELVDTHGVRPTIAEALPLTEAAKAHELSETGRVQGKIVLVP from the coding sequence ATGATCACCTGGCTCAAAATGATCTATATGACAACGACACGGGTGATCACACAGCAGGCCATCGGCGGCTCCGACGTACTGGAACTCGCCGAGATACCCATCCCTTCGCCGGGCCCCGGAGAAGTCCTGGTCCGGGTACGGGCCACCGGTATGAACCCCGCGGACTGGAAGGTCCGCATCGGCAAGGTGGACTTCTTCGGGCCGCCGCCGTTCGTGCTCGGGCACGAGTTCAGCGGCACCGTGGAGGCCGTCGGCGAGGGCGCGGTCCGCTTCGCGGTGGGCGAGGACGTCTACGGCTGGACCATCCCGCCGCACGGCAGCCACGCCGACCACGTGGTGGTCACCGAGGACCGGATCTCGCCCAAGCCGCGCACCCTCGACCACGTCGGCGCCGCCGCCCTGCCGATCTCCGGCTTCACCGCCTACCAGGCTCTGGTGGCTCTCTCCGACGTACAGCCCGGCCAGCGCGTGCTGATCCACGGCGCGGCCGGCGGAGTCGGCCACCTCGGTGTGCAGATCGCCAAGGCCCGGGGCGCATACGTCATCGGCACGGCCCGCGCCGCCAAGCACGACTACCTGCGCGGACTCGGCGCCGACGAGCTGATCGACTACACGGTGGAGGACTTCTCGGCCCTGCGCGACATCGACGCGGTGCTGGACACTGTCAGCAACGACTACGGCCCGCGCTCGCTGGCCACCCTCAAGCCGGGCGGCATCCTGGTCGATGTCGTCGGCGTCGGCGTGGACCGCACCGAGGTGACGGCCCGCGCCGCCGAACTCGGCGTACGGTTCGTGGAGTTCTTCCTGGAGCCAACCCCCGCCGTGCTGACCGCCTTCGCGGAACTCGTCGACACCCACGGTGTGCGCCCCACGATCGCCGAGGCCCTCCCTCTCACCGAGGCCGCGAAGGCCCACGAGCTCAGCGAAACCGGCCGAGTGCAGGGCAAGATCGTCCTCGTGCCCTAG
- a CDS encoding maleylpyruvate isomerase family mycothiol-dependent enzyme gives MEKNLEFPDLLRLIDERSTAFRAAVAAAPSLDAQVPTCPEWTLFDLVKHLGGGDRFWAAIVAAGPADAPPAEAVAARAALEVPQEREALLAWLAASTQLLLSALREAGPEGGCWAWWSGLQTPRTSGGVARHRVQESAVHTYDALLAAGAPQPLPAEVALDGVEEFLFTCVATHSAWPHKPTAFDFHTAEGPSWRLTVDGDGARSTRIPAPAAATGEDSEAAGISLHGTASELVLALYDRIPADSLRVDGDAGLWDLLRAWEPEE, from the coding sequence GTGGAAAAGAATCTTGAGTTCCCTGACCTGCTGCGACTGATCGATGAACGGTCGACCGCCTTCCGCGCAGCGGTCGCCGCCGCGCCCAGTCTCGACGCGCAGGTGCCGACCTGCCCCGAGTGGACGCTGTTCGATCTGGTGAAGCACCTGGGTGGGGGAGACCGTTTCTGGGCGGCCATCGTCGCCGCGGGGCCCGCCGACGCTCCCCCGGCCGAGGCCGTCGCTGCGCGCGCCGCTCTGGAAGTGCCGCAGGAGCGTGAGGCCTTGCTGGCCTGGCTGGCCGCGTCGACGCAGCTTCTGTTGAGCGCCCTGCGCGAGGCAGGACCGGAGGGCGGTTGCTGGGCTTGGTGGAGTGGCCTGCAGACGCCGCGTACCTCTGGCGGAGTCGCCCGGCACCGGGTTCAGGAGAGCGCGGTGCACACCTACGACGCCCTGCTCGCCGCGGGCGCCCCGCAGCCGCTTCCGGCCGAGGTCGCCCTCGACGGTGTCGAGGAGTTCCTGTTCACCTGCGTCGCGACGCACAGCGCCTGGCCGCACAAGCCCACGGCCTTCGACTTCCACACCGCCGAGGGCCCCTCCTGGCGCCTCACGGTCGACGGCGACGGCGCGCGCTCCACCCGCATCCCCGCGCCCGCTGCCGCGACCGGCGAGGACTCGGAGGCAGCAGGTATCTCTCTCCACGGCACGGCCAGTGAGCTGGTCCTTGCCTTGTACGACCGTATCCCGGCCGACTCCTTGCGCGTTGACGGAGATGCAGGGCTGTGGGACCTGCTCCGTGCCTGGGAGCCGGAGGAGTAG
- a CDS encoding DUF4097 family beta strand repeat-containing protein, with amino-acid sequence MAALTTGGLSACSTLDQDKTFEDDAKVPQKITSIRLDTGNGGVKVDASAGVSTTSVHRKVNYRGDKPSGTSFSVENGVLTLAGCGKHCGVDYVVKVPAGLAVTGGTSNGSVTLTAVGMVDVHTSNGEIVVNRTTGPVKLRTSNGDVNVKGAKDGDIDTQTSNGEVTIETATAQNIRARTTSGSLTVTAPPAAYRISANNSHGDKKVAFKNDPSGKYRLDLSTTNGDLTVESAG; translated from the coding sequence ATGGCCGCTCTCACTACCGGAGGGCTCTCCGCGTGCTCGACCCTCGACCAGGACAAGACCTTCGAGGACGACGCCAAGGTGCCCCAGAAGATCACCTCGATCCGTCTCGACACCGGGAACGGCGGGGTGAAGGTGGACGCCTCAGCAGGTGTTTCAACGACCTCTGTGCACCGCAAGGTCAACTACCGTGGTGACAAGCCGAGTGGTACCTCGTTCAGCGTCGAGAACGGCGTCCTGACGCTCGCCGGCTGCGGCAAGCACTGCGGCGTCGACTACGTCGTCAAGGTCCCCGCCGGTCTTGCGGTGACGGGAGGAACCTCCAACGGCAGTGTGACGCTGACCGCTGTCGGTATGGTCGACGTGCACACCAGCAACGGCGAGATCGTGGTGAACAGGACAACGGGGCCGGTGAAGCTGCGCACGTCCAACGGTGACGTGAACGTCAAGGGCGCCAAGGACGGCGACATCGACACGCAGACGTCGAACGGCGAGGTGACGATCGAGACAGCCACTGCGCAGAACATCAGGGCCCGCACGACGAGCGGCAGCCTCACGGTCACGGCCCCGCCCGCCGCCTACCGGATCTCAGCGAACAACTCCCACGGCGACAAAAAGGTGGCGTTCAAGAACGACCCGTCGGGCAAGTACCGCTTGGATCTGTCGACAACGAACGGTGACTTGACTGTGGAGTCGGCTGGTTAG
- a CDS encoding HAD family phosphatase — protein MTAACVIFDIGGVLEITPTTGWVQRWEERLALPRGTVDERMRDVWQAGSVGHISEHDVQWEAASRLGLDVPQVEAFMADLWAEYLGTPNEELIAYVQGLRGSCRLGILSNSFVGARERETALYRFDELVEQIVYSHEIGIEKPDPGAFEAACASLEVRPEDCLFIDDFAVNVEAARAAGMQAHLFEDNAGTITRITAHLDAGARGAGRVPLG, from the coding sequence GTGACGGCGGCCTGCGTCATTTTTGATATCGGTGGCGTGCTGGAGATCACGCCGACAACCGGATGGGTGCAGCGGTGGGAAGAGCGGCTGGCGTTACCGCGGGGCACCGTGGATGAGCGGATGCGTGATGTGTGGCAGGCCGGGAGTGTCGGCCACATCAGCGAACACGACGTGCAGTGGGAGGCGGCAAGCCGTTTGGGGCTTGACGTGCCGCAGGTGGAGGCCTTCATGGCTGATCTCTGGGCGGAGTATCTGGGCACGCCCAACGAGGAACTCATCGCCTATGTACAGGGGCTGCGGGGAAGCTGCCGACTGGGCATCTTGAGTAACAGCTTCGTGGGTGCCCGGGAGCGGGAGACGGCGCTGTACCGCTTCGATGAACTGGTCGAGCAGATCGTGTACTCGCACGAGATCGGCATCGAGAAGCCGGATCCAGGTGCCTTCGAGGCCGCATGTGCCAGCCTGGAAGTACGGCCGGAGGATTGTCTCTTCATCGACGATTTCGCCGTGAACGTTGAGGCTGCCCGGGCGGCGGGCATGCAGGCGCATCTGTTCGAGGACAACGCCGGCACGATCACGCGGATCACAGCTCATCTGGACGCTGGCGCCCGGGGGGCAGGGCGTGTCCCGCTCGGTTGA